The Carcharodon carcharias isolate sCarCar2 chromosome 29 unlocalized genomic scaffold, sCarCar2.pri SUPER_29_unloc_25, whole genome shotgun sequence genome includes a region encoding these proteins:
- the LOC121274072 gene encoding sialic acid-binding Ig-like lectin 14: MIGKSYFLLSLLQVGLSQEWKGDTPREVTAQEGSCVQIPCHYSYPSHLENQPRVGVWFNNEEWRTSSTAFHSKDHSHELPRFHHRTRLSGDLKDSDCSLIINNITREDAGSYYFRIEFDSRNRYSYYPVTQLHVSDAPRNLSITSLGMINGSSINIIEGNSAMHHRISHLLRLK; the protein is encoded by the exons TTGGACTGTCACAAGAGTGGAAAGGTGACACTCCACGAGAGGTGACAGCGCAGGAAGGTTCGTGTGTACAGATTCCATGTCATTACAGTTATCCATCACATTTGGAAAACCAACCACGAGTTGGAGTCTGGTTTAATAATGAGGAATGGAGAACATCGTCTACAGCCTTTCACTCCAAGGATCACAGTCACGAGTTACCACGGTTCCACCATCGGACCCGGCTGTCTGGAGACCTGAAAGATAGCGACTGTTCTCTGATTATAAACAACATCACACGGGAAGATGCAGGATCTTATTATTTCAGAATAGAATTTGACAGCAGAAATAGATACAGCTACTATCCTGTAACCCAGCTTCACGTTTCTG ATGCACCACGGAATCTCTCAATTACTTCTCTTGGTATGATTAACGGTTCATCAATCAATATTATtgaggggaattctgca ATGCACCACAGGATCTCTCATTTACTTCGCTTGAAATGA